The following are from one region of the Melaminivora suipulveris genome:
- the modA gene encoding molybdate ABC transporter substrate-binding protein, with translation MLPFIPRRGALLGAAALLWLCAAPARAAEVSVAVAANFTAPMQKIARMFEQDTGHTAQLSFGATGKFYAQIVNGAPFQVLLAADDTTPARIAREGLGDGATQFTYAIGQLALWSRQPGTVDAQGKVLASGDWKHIAIANPRLAPYGVAAMQALDKLGLTARVQPRVVLGENIAQAYQFVASGNAELGFVALSQVSEDGRLREGSVWLVPAALHDPIRQDAIALKGAAGNPAVAALLQYLRGDRARAVIQSYGYSF, from the coding sequence ATGCTCCCGTTCATCCCGCGCCGTGGCGCCCTCCTCGGCGCCGCTGCGCTCCTGTGGCTGTGCGCAGCGCCTGCGCGCGCCGCCGAGGTCAGCGTCGCGGTGGCGGCCAATTTCACCGCGCCGATGCAGAAGATCGCCCGTATGTTCGAGCAGGACACGGGCCACACCGCCCAGCTGTCGTTCGGCGCCACGGGCAAGTTCTACGCGCAGATCGTGAACGGCGCGCCGTTCCAGGTGCTGCTGGCGGCCGACGACACCACGCCGGCGCGGATCGCGCGCGAGGGCCTGGGCGACGGCGCCACGCAGTTCACCTACGCCATCGGCCAGCTGGCGCTGTGGAGCCGGCAGCCCGGCACCGTGGACGCCCAGGGCAAGGTGCTGGCCAGCGGCGACTGGAAGCACATCGCCATCGCCAACCCCCGGCTGGCACCCTACGGCGTGGCAGCCATGCAGGCGCTGGACAAGCTGGGCCTCACGGCGCGCGTGCAGCCGCGCGTGGTGCTGGGCGAGAACATCGCGCAGGCCTACCAGTTCGTCGCCTCGGGCAACGCCGAGCTGGGCTTCGTCGCGCTGTCGCAGGTGAGCGAGGACGGGCGGCTGCGCGAGGGCTCGGTCTGGCTGGTGCCAGCGGCGCTGCACGATCCCATCCGCCAGGACGCCATCGCCTTGAAGGGCGCCGCGGGCAATCCGGCCGTGGCCGCGCTGCTGCAGTACCTGCGCGGCGACCGGGCGCGGGCCGTGATCCAATCCTACGGCTACTCGTTCTGA
- the modC gene encoding molybdenum ABC transporter ATP-binding protein produces MAAAEAGAVSGTSTGIQARLHLRRADFVLDIDLQLPGSGVSALFGPSGCGKTSVLRAIAGLERAAGRVQVDGALWQDDATRQWLPTHRRRLGYVFQEASLFAHLNVRRNIEYGRRRLPAGQQRLALEQAVELLALAPLLARAPHTLSGGERQRVAIARALAASPQVLLMDEPLAALDGARKAEVLPYLERLQRTLDIPVIYVSHSPEEVARLATHLVLLQDGRVIGQGAPAELMSRHDLPLAHGDAAAALVHGHVLAWDERDHLLSVAFSGGVLHLAAALPRPPGQALRLRVLARDVSLARARPQGSTILNAVPARIEHIAAEAPGQALVTLDAGGTRLLARISQRSCRELGLASGDEVFAQVKSIALAD; encoded by the coding sequence GTGGCTGCAGCCGAGGCCGGCGCGGTGAGCGGCACCAGCACGGGCATCCAGGCCCGGCTGCATCTGCGGCGCGCGGACTTCGTGCTCGACATCGACCTGCAGCTGCCCGGAAGCGGCGTGAGCGCGCTGTTCGGACCCTCGGGCTGCGGCAAGACCAGCGTGCTGCGCGCCATCGCCGGCCTGGAGCGCGCCGCCGGCCGGGTGCAGGTGGACGGCGCGCTGTGGCAGGACGACGCCACGCGCCAGTGGCTGCCCACGCACCGGCGCCGGCTGGGCTACGTGTTCCAGGAGGCCAGCCTGTTCGCCCACCTGAACGTGCGGCGCAACATCGAATACGGCCGCAGGCGCCTGCCCGCCGGACAGCAGCGCCTGGCGCTGGAGCAGGCAGTGGAGCTGCTGGCCCTGGCGCCGCTACTGGCGCGCGCGCCGCACACGCTGTCGGGGGGAGAGCGCCAGCGCGTGGCGATCGCCCGGGCGCTGGCGGCCAGCCCGCAGGTGCTGCTGATGGACGAGCCGCTGGCCGCGCTGGACGGCGCGCGCAAGGCCGAGGTGCTGCCCTATCTGGAGCGGTTGCAGCGCACGCTGGACATTCCCGTGATTTATGTGAGCCACTCGCCCGAGGAAGTCGCGCGCCTGGCCACGCACCTGGTGCTGCTGCAGGACGGGCGGGTCATCGGCCAGGGCGCGCCTGCCGAACTGATGAGCCGCCATGACCTGCCGCTGGCCCACGGCGACGCGGCGGCGGCGCTGGTACACGGCCACGTGCTCGCCTGGGACGAGCGCGACCATCTGCTGTCAGTCGCGTTCAGCGGCGGCGTGCTGCATCTGGCGGCCGCGCTGCCGCGCCCGCCGGGCCAGGCGCTGCGCCTGCGCGTGCTGGCGCGGGACGTGAGCCTGGCGCGGGCGCGCCCGCAGGGCAGCACCATCTTGAACGCCGTGCCCGCACGCATCGAGCACATCGCCGCCGAGGCTCCGGGCCAGGCGCTGGTCACGCTGGACGCTGGGGGCACGCGGCTGCTGGCGCGCATCAGCCAGCGCTCGTGCCGCGAACTGGGCCTGGCCAGCGGCGACGAGGTGTTCGCCCAGGTCAAGAGCATCGCGCTGGCCGACTGA
- the dxs gene encoding 1-deoxy-D-xylulose-5-phosphate synthase, which produces MSATSYPLLESIHDPADLRRLSRADLKLLAGELRAFVLESVSRTGGHLSSNLGTVELTIALHAVFHTPEDRLVWDVGHQTYPHKILTGRRERMDSLRQLGGLSGFPQRAESEYDTFGTAHSSTSISAALGMALAARQQGLERHCVAIIGDGAMTAGMAFEALNNAGVADANLLVVLNDNDMSISPPVGALNRYLAQLMSGNFYTRARDVGKNVLKNVPPLLELAKRLEQQAKGMVVPATMFEQFGFNYIGPIDGHDLDSLIPTLENIRGLKGPQFLHVVTKKGQGYKLAEADPVAYHGPGKFDPKIGLVKPATPPKQTFTQVFGQWLCDMAAQDPRLVGITPAMREGSGMVEFERRFPGRYYDVGIAEQHAVTFAAGMACEGVKPVLAIYSTFLQRGYDQLIHDVALQNLPVVFALDRAGLVGADGATHAGAYDIPFIRCIPNMAIACPADERECRQLLTTAYEQNHPVAVRYPRGSGVGAAPLSSLEGLPYGRGELRREGRRIAILAFGTLLYPALAAAEQLDATVVNMRWAKPLDTELLLRVAQTHEALVTVEEGVILGGAGSAVGEALNAAGVSLPVLQLGLPDAFIEHGDPARLLALQGLDAHGMVRSIEARFGRSQSAQRGRAAA; this is translated from the coding sequence ATGTCCGCCACGAGTTACCCGCTGCTCGAAAGCATCCATGACCCCGCCGACCTGCGCCGCCTCTCGCGTGCCGACCTGAAGCTGCTGGCGGGCGAGTTGCGCGCCTTCGTGCTGGAGAGCGTATCCAGGACAGGCGGCCACCTGTCGTCCAACCTGGGCACGGTGGAGCTGACCATCGCCCTGCACGCCGTCTTCCATACCCCCGAGGACCGACTGGTCTGGGATGTGGGCCACCAGACCTATCCGCACAAGATCCTGACCGGCCGGCGCGAGCGCATGGACAGCCTGCGCCAGCTCGGCGGCCTGTCGGGCTTCCCGCAGCGCGCCGAGAGCGAGTACGACACCTTCGGCACGGCGCATTCGTCCACCAGCATCTCGGCCGCCCTGGGCATGGCGCTGGCCGCGCGCCAGCAGGGGCTGGAGCGCCACTGTGTGGCCATCATCGGCGACGGCGCCATGACCGCCGGCATGGCGTTCGAGGCGCTGAACAACGCCGGCGTGGCCGATGCCAACCTGCTGGTGGTGCTGAACGACAACGACATGAGCATCAGCCCGCCGGTGGGCGCGCTGAACCGCTACCTGGCGCAGCTGATGAGCGGCAACTTCTACACCCGCGCGCGCGACGTGGGCAAGAACGTGCTCAAGAACGTGCCGCCGCTGCTCGAACTCGCCAAGCGGCTGGAGCAGCAGGCCAAGGGGATGGTGGTGCCGGCCACCATGTTCGAGCAGTTCGGCTTCAACTACATCGGCCCTATCGACGGGCACGATCTGGATTCGCTGATCCCTACGCTGGAGAACATCCGCGGCCTCAAGGGCCCGCAGTTCCTGCACGTGGTCACCAAGAAAGGCCAGGGCTACAAGCTGGCCGAGGCCGATCCGGTGGCCTACCATGGCCCGGGCAAGTTCGATCCCAAGATCGGCCTGGTCAAGCCGGCCACGCCGCCGAAGCAGACCTTCACCCAGGTATTCGGCCAGTGGCTGTGCGACATGGCGGCCCAGGACCCTCGCCTGGTGGGCATCACGCCAGCCATGCGCGAAGGCTCGGGAATGGTCGAGTTCGAGCGGCGCTTTCCGGGGCGCTACTACGACGTGGGCATCGCCGAGCAGCACGCGGTGACCTTCGCCGCCGGCATGGCCTGCGAAGGCGTCAAGCCGGTGCTGGCCATCTACTCCACTTTCCTGCAGCGCGGCTACGACCAGCTGATCCACGACGTGGCGCTGCAGAACCTGCCGGTGGTGTTCGCGCTGGACCGCGCCGGCCTGGTGGGCGCGGACGGGGCCACGCATGCCGGCGCCTACGACATCCCCTTCATTCGCTGCATCCCCAACATGGCCATCGCCTGCCCGGCCGACGAGCGCGAGTGCCGCCAGCTGCTGACCACGGCCTACGAGCAGAACCACCCGGTGGCCGTGCGCTACCCGCGCGGCAGCGGCGTGGGCGCGGCGCCGCTGAGCAGCCTGGAGGGCCTGCCCTACGGGCGCGGCGAGCTGCGCCGCGAGGGCCGACGCATCGCCATCCTGGCCTTCGGCACGCTGCTATATCCGGCGCTGGCCGCCGCCGAGCAGCTGGACGCTACGGTGGTCAACATGCGCTGGGCCAAGCCGCTGGACACCGAGCTGTTGCTGCGTGTCGCGCAGACGCACGAGGCGCTGGTCACCGTGGAGGAGGGCGTCATCCTGGGCGGCGCCGGCAGTGCCGTGGGCGAGGCGTTGAACGCCGCCGGCGTGAGCCTGCCGGTGCTGCAGCTGGGGCTGCCCGATGCGTTCATCGAACATGGCGATCCTGCACGTCTGCTGGCGCTGCAGGGACTGGACGCGCACGGCATGGTGCGCTCCATCGAAGCGCGTTTCGGCCGCTCCCAGAGCGCACAGCGCGGGCGCGCCGCGGCCTGA
- the modB gene encoding molybdate ABC transporter permease subunit, producing the protein MDAFPLAAEDWLAIRLTLRLALTTTLILLVLCTPLAWWLAHTRSRWRGPVGAVVALPLVLPPTVIGFYLLVAMGPSGWLGQLMQALGLARLPFTFPGLVVGSLVYSLPFAVQPLQRAFEALGARPLEVAATLGAAPLDRFLTVALPLARPGFVTAAILTFAHTVGEFGVVLMLGGNIPGVTRVVSVQIYDHVEAMDYAGAHWLSGGMVAFSFVVLVLLQWLQPRPAR; encoded by the coding sequence GTGGACGCTTTCCCGCTCGCCGCCGAGGACTGGCTGGCCATTCGCCTGACGCTGCGCCTGGCGCTCACCACCACGCTGATCCTGCTGGTGCTGTGCACGCCGCTGGCGTGGTGGCTGGCGCACACGCGCTCGCGCTGGCGCGGGCCGGTGGGCGCGGTGGTGGCGCTGCCGCTGGTGCTGCCGCCCACGGTGATCGGCTTTTACCTGCTGGTGGCGATGGGCCCGAGCGGCTGGCTCGGGCAGCTGATGCAGGCGCTGGGCCTGGCACGGCTGCCCTTCACCTTCCCCGGCCTGGTCGTCGGCTCGCTGGTGTACTCGCTGCCGTTTGCGGTGCAGCCGCTGCAGCGCGCCTTCGAGGCGCTGGGCGCGCGGCCGCTGGAGGTGGCGGCGACGCTGGGCGCCGCGCCGCTGGACCGGTTCCTGACCGTCGCGCTGCCGCTGGCGCGCCCCGGCTTCGTCACCGCCGCCATCCTGACGTTCGCGCACACGGTGGGCGAGTTCGGCGTGGTGCTGATGCTGGGCGGCAACATCCCCGGCGTGACGCGCGTGGTCTCGGTGCAGATCTACGACCACGTGGAAGCCATGGACTACGCCGGCGCGCACTGGCTGTCGGGCGGCATGGTGGCGTTCTCGTTCGTGGTGCTGGTGCTGCTGCAGTGGCTGCAGCCGAGGCCGGCGCGGTGA
- a CDS encoding TRAP transporter large permease, whose translation MEFLTGNFAPIMFAGLACFLILGFPVAFSLGACGLFFGLLGIELGVFPASILAWLPERLIGIMSNDTLLAVPFFTLMGLILERSGMAEDLLDSVGQVFGPMRGGLALAVIFVGALLAATTGVVAASVISMGLISMPIMLRYGYSRPLTSGVIAASGTLSQIIPPSLVLIIMADQLGKSVGDMYKGAFTPAFILVGLYVLWVVILAIFKPHAVPALPPEARTLREPDGSAGYPSLVVVLGISALVAWVLESHMTDIHTWLEGKPVEFVATDEKVVVAACGGAFVAWVIAMVNRGARLGLLSKLAERVTFVLIPPLLLIFLVLGTIFLGVASPTEGGAMGAVGALIMALMRGRLSWSLLKQALASTTRLASFVMFILIGATMFSMVFQAADGPRWVEHLLADLPGGQVGFLIVVNVMIFFLAFFLDYFELSFIVVPLLAPVADKLGIDLIWFGVLLAVNMQTSFLHPPFGFALFFLRSVAPEKPYVDHVTGKVMEPVTTMQIYKGAIPFLILQLTMVGMLIAFPGLVTGSLDKKVEYNMDAIGAQMLDGLNQGQDEDGYGANEAPQPGGAPDAASPSMPEPAPAEGAAAEDDPFKAIQEAVQPPASAASQ comes from the coding sequence ATGGAATTCCTCACTGGCAATTTCGCCCCGATCATGTTCGCGGGGCTGGCCTGCTTTCTGATCCTGGGCTTTCCCGTCGCGTTCAGCCTGGGCGCGTGCGGCCTGTTCTTCGGCCTGCTGGGCATCGAACTGGGCGTGTTCCCCGCCAGCATCCTGGCCTGGCTGCCCGAGCGGCTGATCGGCATCATGTCCAACGACACACTGCTGGCGGTGCCGTTCTTCACGCTGATGGGCCTGATCCTGGAGCGAAGCGGCATGGCCGAGGATCTGCTGGACTCGGTGGGCCAGGTGTTCGGCCCGATGCGCGGCGGTCTGGCGCTGGCGGTGATCTTCGTGGGCGCGCTGCTGGCCGCCACCACTGGCGTGGTGGCTGCCTCGGTCATCTCCATGGGTCTGATCTCGATGCCCATCATGCTGCGCTACGGCTACAGCCGGCCGCTGACCAGCGGCGTCATCGCCGCCTCGGGCACGCTGTCGCAGATCATCCCGCCCTCGCTGGTGCTGATCATCATGGCCGACCAGCTGGGCAAGAGCGTGGGCGACATGTACAAGGGCGCCTTCACACCGGCCTTCATCCTGGTGGGCCTGTACGTGCTGTGGGTCGTCATCCTGGCGATCTTCAAGCCCCACGCCGTCCCGGCGCTGCCGCCCGAGGCGCGCACCCTGCGCGAGCCCGACGGCAGCGCGGGCTACCCCTCGCTGGTCGTGGTGCTGGGCATCTCGGCGCTGGTGGCATGGGTGCTCGAGTCGCACATGACGGACATCCACACCTGGCTGGAAGGCAAACCGGTCGAGTTCGTCGCCACGGACGAGAAGGTGGTGGTGGCGGCCTGTGGCGGCGCATTCGTCGCCTGGGTCATCGCCATGGTCAACCGCGGGGCGCGTCTGGGCCTGCTGTCCAAGCTGGCCGAGCGCGTGACGTTCGTGCTGATCCCGCCTCTGCTGCTGATCTTCCTGGTGCTGGGCACCATCTTCCTGGGCGTGGCCTCTCCCACCGAAGGCGGCGCCATGGGCGCAGTGGGCGCGCTCATCATGGCGCTGATGCGCGGGCGACTGTCGTGGTCGCTGCTCAAGCAGGCGCTGGCCTCGACCACGCGCCTGGCCTCGTTCGTGATGTTCATCCTGATTGGCGCGACCATGTTCAGCATGGTGTTTCAGGCGGCCGACGGCCCGCGCTGGGTCGAGCACCTGCTGGCCGACCTGCCGGGCGGCCAGGTGGGCTTCCTGATCGTCGTGAACGTGATGATCTTCTTCCTGGCGTTCTTCCTGGACTACTTCGAGCTGTCGTTCATCGTGGTGCCGCTGCTGGCGCCCGTGGCCGACAAGCTGGGCATCGACCTGATCTGGTTCGGCGTGCTGCTGGCGGTGAACATGCAGACCTCCTTCCTGCATCCGCCGTTCGGCTTCGCGCTGTTCTTCCTGCGCTCGGTGGCGCCCGAGAAGCCCTACGTGGACCATGTGACCGGCAAGGTCATGGAGCCGGTGACGACCATGCAGATCTACAAGGGCGCGATTCCCTTCCTGATCCTGCAGCTGACCATGGTCGGCATGCTGATCGCCTTCCCGGGGTTGGTCACCGGCAGCCTGGACAAGAAGGTGGAATACAACATGGACGCCATCGGCGCGCAGATGCTCGACGGGCTGAACCAGGGGCAAGACGAAGACGGGTACGGCGCCAACGAGGCGCCGCAGCCGGGCGGCGCGCCGGATGCGGCGTCGCCCTCCATGCCCGAGCCAGCGCCCGCGGAAGGAGCCGCGGCCGAGGACGATCCGTTCAAGGCCATCCAGGAGGCGGTACAGCCGCCCGCCTCGGCCGCGAGCCAGTAG
- a CDS encoding TRAP transporter substrate-binding protein, which yields MDRRSIIKQAGLAGVLAAGVAPAVHAQAAVRWRLAASFPKSLDTIFGSAVKFSETVKELSGGKFEVSVHAAGELMPAFGVVDALEKDTIEMALSAAYYFTGKDPIFAFSCAVPFGLTALQNMAWKDYGNGRKLMNEFFSKYNFQTLSALNTTTQMGGWYRKEIKGVEDLKGLKMRMGGGVFGEGMAKLGVVAQNLPAGDLYQALEKGTLDAVEFVGPYDDEKLGFNKVAKYYYYPGWWEGGADLEFFINNKAFEKLSPENKAIVKAAAAVAAADGTAKYMALNPVALKRLVASGTQLKAFPKAVNDAGFKACMEVFAEHEAKSPEFKKIHQDMRAFQRDQILWNRFSEFPFNQYMNSVKI from the coding sequence ATGGATCGTCGTTCCATCATCAAGCAGGCCGGCTTGGCCGGCGTGCTCGCCGCGGGCGTCGCGCCTGCCGTGCACGCCCAGGCGGCCGTTCGCTGGCGCCTGGCCGCCAGCTTCCCGAAGTCCCTGGATACCATTTTCGGCAGCGCCGTTAAGTTCTCCGAAACCGTCAAGGAGCTGTCCGGCGGCAAGTTCGAAGTGTCGGTGCATGCCGCCGGCGAGCTGATGCCCGCCTTCGGCGTGGTCGACGCGCTGGAAAAGGACACCATCGAGATGGCCCTGTCCGCTGCCTACTACTTCACCGGCAAGGACCCCATCTTCGCCTTCAGCTGCGCCGTGCCCTTCGGCCTGACCGCGCTGCAGAACATGGCGTGGAAGGACTACGGCAACGGCCGCAAGCTGATGAACGAGTTCTTCTCGAAGTACAACTTCCAGACGCTCAGCGCGCTCAACACCACCACCCAGATGGGCGGCTGGTACAGGAAGGAGATCAAGGGCGTCGAGGACCTGAAGGGCCTGAAGATGCGCATGGGCGGCGGCGTGTTCGGCGAAGGCATGGCCAAGCTGGGCGTGGTGGCGCAGAACCTGCCGGCCGGCGACCTGTACCAGGCGCTGGAAAAGGGCACGCTGGACGCCGTGGAGTTCGTCGGCCCGTACGACGATGAGAAGCTCGGCTTCAACAAGGTCGCCAAGTACTACTACTACCCGGGCTGGTGGGAAGGCGGCGCCGACCTGGAGTTCTTCATCAACAACAAGGCGTTCGAGAAGCTCTCGCCCGAGAACAAGGCCATCGTCAAGGCAGCAGCAGCCGTGGCCGCAGCCGACGGCACGGCCAAGTACATGGCGCTGAACCCGGTGGCCCTGAAGCGCCTGGTGGCCAGCGGCACGCAGCTCAAGGCCTTCCCCAAGGCGGTGAACGACGCCGGCTTCAAGGCCTGCATGGAAGTGTTCGCCGAGCACGAGGCCAAGTCCCCCGAATTCAAGAAGATCCACCAGGACATGCGCGCCTTCCAGCGTGACCAGATCCTGTGGAACCGCTTCTCCGAGTTCCCGTTCAACCAGTACATGAACAGCGTGAAGATCTGA
- a CDS encoding TRAP transporter small permease subunit translates to MQALLAFSRAIDRLNAFVGRYCIWLIFAATIISAANAVVRKIFNYSSNAFLEVQWYLFAWSFLVAAGYTLLQREHVRIDVLNSRLSKRTQVWIDIFGFALFLTPVCILVLWLGIPMLITRFESGEVSGNPGGLIRWPVWVALPLGFVLLMLQGWSELIKRVAFLKGVGPDPMGRLSSKTDEEALIEALRVQAEQERLATAAGTPSAAAR, encoded by the coding sequence ATGCAGGCACTACTTGCCTTCTCACGGGCCATCGACAGGCTGAACGCCTTCGTCGGCAGATATTGCATCTGGCTGATCTTTGCCGCAACGATCATCAGCGCGGCCAACGCGGTAGTGCGCAAGATCTTCAACTACAGCTCCAACGCCTTCCTGGAAGTGCAGTGGTACCTGTTCGCGTGGTCGTTTCTGGTCGCCGCGGGCTACACGCTGCTGCAGCGCGAGCACGTGCGCATCGACGTACTCAACAGCCGGTTGTCCAAGCGCACGCAGGTATGGATCGACATCTTCGGCTTCGCGCTCTTTCTCACCCCGGTGTGCATCCTGGTGCTGTGGCTGGGCATTCCGATGCTGATCACGCGCTTCGAGTCAGGCGAAGTGTCGGGCAACCCCGGCGGGTTGATTCGCTGGCCGGTGTGGGTCGCGCTGCCGCTGGGCTTCGTGCTGCTGATGCTGCAGGGCTGGTCCGAGCTGATCAAGCGCGTCGCCTTCCTCAAGGGAGTGGGTCCCGACCCGATGGGCCGCCTGTCGAGCAAGACCGATGAGGAAGCCCTGATCGAGGCCCTGCGCGTGCAGGCCGAGCAGGAGCGCCTGGCCACTGCCGCCGGCACCCCTTCCGCCGCGGCCCGCTGA